From one Nonomuraea polychroma genomic stretch:
- a CDS encoding IS256 family transposase produces MSTVIQASTEIDLEDAAVARKKSESSTDRELVARLVDQARAEGVELVGENGLLGRLTKLVLESALEGEITDHLGYDKHERAGSETGNSRNGTRSKTVITDVGPVEITVPRDRDGSFEPKIVRKRQRRLSGVDEMVISLAAKGLTTGEISAHLAEVYGAEVSKQTISTITDKVLDGMAEWQNRPLDAVYPVIFIDAIHVKLRDGQVANRPVYVAMAVTVDGERDILGLWAGDGGEGAKFWLHVLTEIKNRGVADALMVVCDGLKGLPQAIETVWPQAVVQTCVVHLLRASFRYAARQHWDAIAKALKPVYTAPTEAAALERFYEFAEVWGGKYPAIVKLWEDAWAEFVPFLNFDTEIRRVICSTNAIESVNARIRRAVKARGHFPNEQAALKCVYMAIMSLDPTGKGRKRWITRWKAALNAFAITFEGRLTPTTR; encoded by the coding sequence ATGAGTACTGTGATCCAGGCATCGACGGAGATCGACCTGGAGGACGCCGCGGTGGCGCGTAAGAAGTCGGAGAGCTCGACGGATCGGGAGCTGGTGGCCAGGCTGGTCGACCAGGCGCGAGCCGAAGGGGTGGAGCTGGTCGGTGAGAACGGGCTGCTGGGCCGGCTGACCAAGCTGGTGCTGGAGTCCGCTCTCGAAGGCGAGATCACCGACCATCTCGGCTACGACAAGCACGAGCGCGCTGGCAGCGAGACAGGCAACTCGCGCAACGGGACCCGGTCCAAGACCGTCATCACCGACGTCGGCCCGGTGGAGATCACCGTCCCGCGGGATCGGGACGGCAGCTTCGAGCCGAAGATCGTGCGTAAGCGGCAGCGGCGCCTGTCCGGCGTCGATGAGATGGTCATCTCGCTGGCCGCCAAGGGCCTGACCACCGGCGAGATCTCCGCGCACCTGGCCGAGGTCTACGGCGCCGAAGTCTCTAAGCAGACCATCTCCACCATCACCGACAAGGTGCTGGACGGCATGGCCGAGTGGCAGAACCGGCCGCTCGACGCCGTCTACCCGGTGATCTTCATCGATGCCATCCATGTGAAGCTGCGGGACGGCCAGGTGGCCAACCGGCCGGTCTACGTGGCGATGGCGGTCACCGTCGATGGCGAGCGCGACATCCTCGGCTTGTGGGCCGGCGACGGCGGCGAGGGCGCCAAGTTCTGGCTGCACGTGCTGACCGAGATTAAGAACCGTGGCGTCGCTGATGCGCTGATGGTGGTCTGCGACGGGCTCAAGGGGCTGCCGCAGGCCATCGAGACCGTCTGGCCGCAGGCCGTCGTCCAAACGTGCGTCGTTCACCTGCTGCGTGCCTCGTTCCGGTATGCCGCCCGCCAGCACTGGGACGCCATCGCCAAGGCGCTCAAGCCGGTCTACACCGCGCCGACCGAGGCGGCGGCGCTCGAGCGGTTCTATGAGTTCGCCGAGGTCTGGGGCGGTAAGTATCCGGCGATCGTGAAGTTGTGGGAGGACGCCTGGGCCGAGTTCGTGCCCTTCCTCAACTTCGACACCGAGATCCGCCGGGTGATCTGCTCGACCAACGCCATCGAGTCGGTCAACGCCCGTATCAGGAGGGCGGTCAAGGCCCGCGGCCACTTCCCGAACGAGCAGGCCGCGCTCAAGTGCGTCTACATGGCGATCATGAGCCTGGACCCGACCGGCAAGGGCCGCAAACGCTGGATCACCCGCTGGAAGGCCGCTCTGAACGCCTTCGCCATCACCTTCGAAGGCCGCCTGACCCCGACCACCCGATAG
- a CDS encoding IS256 family transposase: MRELLGDEVLDLLLERSRDGAGGLRLTGQGSMLGELVKAVLERALEAELSAHLGYGKHDPAGHGSGNSRNGKIGKTVQTGVGPVRLAVPRDREGSFEPVLVPKRAGRVSGGLDDMIISLYAHGMSVRDIQHHLRQIYDTELSHEAISNITDAVLSEARAWQSRPLEAVYPVVFLDAIVVKVRDNNTVQAKPAYLAVGIDTDGEKHVLGIWLAKTPLDAATAGEGARFWASVMTDLKNHGVRDILIACTDGLAGFEDAVHQAFPHTTVQTCVVHLIRNALRPVARKDAAAVAAELRTIYTAANAEAAFDALAAFADGQWGRKYPQAVRVFESAWDRFTPFFAFTGPVRKLLYTTNGIESLNYQLRKVTKARGHFPGDDAVIKLLWLAIINIEDKRARERALRKEKTGKRADQPARLIEGQRTMGWREALNELDLAYPGRIR, from the coding sequence CTGCGGGAATTGCTCGGCGATGAGGTGCTGGACCTGCTGCTGGAGCGCTCGAGAGACGGGGCGGGCGGGCTGCGGCTGACCGGCCAGGGCTCGATGCTCGGCGAGCTGGTCAAGGCGGTGCTGGAGCGGGCGCTGGAGGCCGAACTGTCGGCGCATCTGGGCTATGGCAAGCACGATCCGGCCGGCCATGGCTCGGGCAACTCCCGCAACGGCAAAATCGGCAAGACCGTGCAGACCGGGGTGGGGCCGGTCCGGCTGGCCGTGCCACGGGACCGGGAGGGCAGCTTCGAGCCGGTGCTGGTGCCCAAGCGGGCCGGGCGCGTCTCCGGCGGCCTGGACGACATGATCATCAGTCTGTACGCGCACGGCATGAGCGTGCGCGACATCCAGCACCACCTGCGCCAGATCTACGACACCGAACTGTCTCATGAGGCCATCTCCAACATCACCGACGCGGTGCTGAGCGAGGCCCGCGCCTGGCAGTCACGCCCGCTGGAGGCGGTCTACCCGGTGGTGTTCCTGGACGCGATCGTGGTCAAGGTTCGCGACAACAACACCGTGCAAGCCAAGCCCGCGTATCTGGCGGTCGGCATCGACACCGACGGCGAAAAACACGTGCTGGGCATCTGGCTGGCCAAGACCCCGCTCGATGCCGCAACCGCCGGCGAAGGCGCCCGGTTTTGGGCCTCGGTCATGACCGACCTGAAGAACCACGGCGTGCGCGACATCCTCATCGCCTGCACCGACGGCCTGGCCGGCTTCGAAGACGCGGTGCACCAAGCCTTCCCGCACACCACCGTCCAGACCTGCGTCGTCCATCTGATCCGCAACGCACTGCGCCCGGTCGCCCGCAAGGATGCCGCCGCGGTGGCCGCCGAACTGCGCACCATCTACACCGCGGCCAACGCCGAAGCCGCCTTCGACGCGCTGGCCGCCTTCGCCGACGGCCAATGGGGCCGCAAATACCCCCAAGCCGTCCGCGTTTTCGAGAGCGCCTGGGACCGCTTCACTCCCTTCTTCGCCTTCACCGGCCCGGTGCGCAAGCTGCTCTACACCACCAACGGCATCGAAAGCCTGAACTACCAGCTGCGCAAGGTCACCAAAGCCCGCGGGCACTTCCCCGGCGACGACGCCGTGATCAAACTGCTCTGGCTGGCCATCATCAACATCGAGGACAAACGCGCCCGCGAACGCGCGCTCAGGAAGGAGAAGACCGGCAAACGCGCCGACCAGCCCGCCCGCCTCATCGAAGGCCAGCGCACCATGGGATGGCGTGAAGCCCTCAACGAACTCGACCTCGCCTATCCAGGACGGATCAGGTAA